In Humulus lupulus chromosome 6, drHumLupu1.1, whole genome shotgun sequence, a single genomic region encodes these proteins:
- the LOC133784792 gene encoding benzaldehyde dehydrogenase, mitochondrial-like has protein sequence MHTVLELAARSNLKPVALELGGISPFIVFDDADVDQAAELAHFSLFFNQGQCCCAGSRTYVHERVYDEYVEKAKTHAMKRVVGDPFKLLALCYYSFEHYRKPMLHFDFWIQKECSIVIDHF, from the exons ATGCATACTGTACTTGAACTTGCTGCAAGAAGCAATCTCAAACCAGTAGCTTTGGAGCTTGGAGGAATATCCCCATTTATTGTTTTTGATGATGCTGATGTGGATCAGGCCGCTGAGTTGGCACATTTTTCCCTGTTCTTTAATCAA GGACAATGTTGTTGTGCTGGTTCAAGAACTTATGTCCATGAGCGTGTGTATGACGAGTATGTTGAAAAAGCGAAGACACATGCAATGAAACGTGTTGTTGGCGATCCATTCAAG CTTTTAGCTCTATGTTACTACTCATTTGAACACTATAGGAAGCCCATGTTGCATTTTGATTTTTGGATTCAGAAAGAATGTTCAATTGTCATAGACCACTTTTAA